TGTGCAATTTGtgatgaagaaaaataaaagtgctCTTATTCTTTTCTTGCCAGTTGTACCATTGAATcgtgtgtcttttctttctgtcttttcttcagACTCATATGCCTTTTCATATTTACTACAGTAAATGAATGTTGGAAATATGTGTTATATCTTAAAAGATTGGTCATTCGCAAACTCACCCTAAAatacatcgaaacgttagtcactgttatgcaccttattaaataaagaaaactaaaaggacatctgtgttgcaccggcgaTCTTTTCTCTACACTGACCTATCCTGCCctggttgcaccggattgttgtggttTGCAGAAGCACAGAGAACTCTCTCTTTTCACCCTAAAATACCTTTGTTTTGCATTTGCATCATGTGAGATCAATAACCAGCAGGAGTCGCATCTGTTGCTGCTTTCTTGTTGAAATTTAGATACCACCGCCTGCTGCATCTTCACCTGATCTCTATATCATGTTTCTTCTACAACAGGCTTCTTACCTTACAAATTTAATTAGCTGTATGTGTATTGTCTGGTTTACTGAGGCCATCAACCAAACACCATCAGCACTACCATCAGCTGTCATCAGTGGCTTCTTTTACCACAAACGATACACTAAGATGCATAGTTAACTGAAAGAAATGGCATGTTTACTGCTAAGGTCTGTAGACCAAATAAAGTGTATGAATAAATCCTTTCATGATCTCTTATGCACGAGTTGTGCATTGCTGATATCCTTTTACTGATATTTTTGATTTAACTGCTTTGGGGTAGCAAAAGGCTTTGCTAGCTAAACTGCTTATTGCATGAGTTGTGTGTGGCTTTGGCTGTTCCTGACTGACATGCACTGCTTCCACACTGAATTACAAGATATCTGGCTTTTTGCCTCCTCTGTATGAGGTTGACTGCTGTATTTTCTCATCTGGCAGATCAGAAACAATTAAGcatctattatttttttattatagaaaatggaagaaaaaaagagaaaatgtgcaTAACAAATATGCATCAGAAGCCTTTTTTTAAAGCCATTTCAGAAAGAATACAGCCAAATAACTAACTTAATCAGGGGCTTCTTCAAAGCTTGGTATTTGTTATTAAATGCTTTCATTGCACCTTAGCATTTGATTCTGAGTGCAAATGAGCATTTGTCATAAACATCCACACGTGGCCTGGGTCTGAATAGGGTTTCAttcttgtttttaaatcaaatacaTCCATGACTCAAAAGACAAGCCTCAAGTTACATTAGAAAATGTATCTTCAACCAGTGTGACAGCTTCCTCATTGTGCTAAGCTGCCTGTACAGAGGGCAGACTTGCCAGATATGTTATCACTAGCTGTTACCCAACATGCCCCTGCTGGCCCTCACCACagcatttgctgcttttcatAAACTGACAAATCCCACTTAATGTTATGATATGCGTGGGCATACATATGAGCATAAAGTCATGGCTGCACATACAAGGTGCTACTGAGTTTTTAATAGCAATAATTGTATGGTGTCCATGTAGAGCTTACTCAGACTAATAGAGATATTGGTGTATGATTTTAGAAATGTCTTAAGTGTACTTACCTAGGCAAACCTAGAATATGTATTTAATAGCATGAATGCAATGCATGCACATTGTAGCAGAACCTGTTTACTGCAGCCACATATTACCAGCCTAATGTGATTTCCTCTCAGAAATTAAAAGCCGGATTATTCTAAGAGAACATGAGAGGACACTAGTGCATCGTTacataatgtaaataaaaacattgcagCCACCGTGTGTTCAGATTGGTGCGCGCTGTACGATGTCCCGGATGGTGCTCGCACCGGAAGAGAAGGTGCAGTTCTCCCAGCCATCTTGTGGCAGCATCCAGCGGATTGTTCGCATCAAGCCTCGTAGAATCGGAGGTGAATCCCGCTGAAGGGGCGCCATCATGCCCGGACACCTGCAAGAAGGCTTCGGCTGCGTCGTAACCAACCGGTTCGACCAGTTATTTGACGATGAGTCCGACCCGTTCGAGATCCTGAAAGCTGCTGAAAACAAGAAGAAGGAGGGGGCCGCCGCTGGTTCCACCAAGTCCGCGGCTCAAGCAGCAAAGCAGCCGAAGAAGGAGTCACAGAAGGACCGAAAGAACCCGCTGCTGGACAAGAAGGAGGAGTCCCAAGCTCCAGTTCCACTGAAGAAAGaaggtaaaaagaaaatcacctgCGCTCTTGCTTCTGTGCAGTGCATGtttattttcatcttttttcGTATCAACTGTCATGTGCATCTCTTGTTAGCTacgttaacgttagcagatGCTGGTCTGAGCGAAACACAGCGTGATGTCAACCTGACAGTCGGAGGTTATCTAAACAACAAGAGATGTATGTACCGGGTAACTATATAAACAAGCTCAGGTGTAGCTCACCTGCAAAGCCCTGTGCAGACTGGCGAGCCTATGTCGCAGACATTGTTTCCACCAGCATCCTACAGGAAGGTGTAGTGTAGAGTTACTGTCTGGTGGATGATGCTTCGTGCACTGGCTACGCAGCTCCGTTATCGGATGCAGGGTTTGCAAAGCAAATTCCTAAGATATTCACCTATGCACTGGGAAACTAGGCTGCTCTTTGTTTGGGTTGGTGACTTGAAGTTGGTCACTCTCCTGAGTGAATACATGTTTTATAGCTTAGTCGTCTAAAATTGAGTTCACTAACAATGGCACCGAGTTAATAAAAAGAGGCAGGCCCACTGTTAGCCAGGATTGTAAACAGTGTGCAGTGAAATTAAGTGTAGCGTGCTGACGGAGTAGGCTACACCAGGAGCTTTGCATGACAGTTTGCACCCTGCACAGGTCTGCACGTAAATATACATAAACGACTGTCAAACACAACTGAAATTTTTGAATTGGTGGAAGTATTTCACTGGGCTTGCCTAAGCATAAATCTGAAGAAATGTTCAAAGTTGGTCAACCTGTTTAGCTGAAAGTTGAGTTTTTGTCATCATACCATTTGGGCACACGATGGGAATActgtttttctatattttagAGGAAACAAAACGGCAGTCTAATGTGCCCAAACACTAGATATAGCATCATAAGAAAATGGCTGTATCTCAGAACCTACAAGGAGCACAATCGAGATGATTTTTCAAGTGATcaagtgaacattttaaaattgtacGGTTAGATACTTGCCCAAAGTATTTCCATATCAGATTTCAAGACTTAGGACCAATCATAACAAATGTGGCATTTTTCCTTATACTAAATATAGTCTTTGGGCACAAATAGGGTAGGGAGTTACTGAAAGCCTACTGAAAGTTTGATTCCCATTTTAATGCtcctgtgattttttttttttttttttaataggtaTCAGGCGTGTGGGCCGAAGACCAGACCAGCAGGGCCAGCCTGGTTCCCAGCATCAGGGTGGGCAGGGTGAAGGGCGACCTGGAGACAAGAGGCCGGAACGGAGACCTCCTCGCGAGCGCCGTTTTGAGAAGCTGGCAGAGGACAAGCCCGATGGAGGTGGAGAGTTCTCTACAGACAAGTGGGTAGCTGTGATGAATGACGAAGAGCATATTTAAACGTGCTGATAAGATCAAGGCTCTCTGGTGCGATCACAGGATCATTGTGGGGGGGTATGCAAAGATTAAGTGTTTGGTCTAATCTTTGCTCACTTAACCTCAACATCACAGCCATCTGTAAATTAGTTTTTGAACCGTTTGACAGCCACTGccattaagtgtgtgtgtgtgtgagagagagagagagagagagagagagagagagagagagagagagagagcttgtaaAAATAAGTGCTGACCACTCCTTTTCATAAGGTCATGTTTAAACGCttgctctttattttatttttaatttagtgtctgtttgtgtccatCAGGCCTTCTGGAGACAGGCCCCCGAGAGGGCGTGGTGGCGGACGGGGTGGGCGTGGTGGAAGAGGACGGGGCATGGGCCGAGCAGAAGGCTTTGACTCCCGTGGGAAACGAGACTTCGACAGACACAGCGGAAATGACAAATCGTGAGTCAGTCCTCAACTGAGTACAGACCAgtgaatatgaatatatatatatatatatatattattattatttttttttttatatataaatgactACATCCCATTTTTGATTATTTATCCAAGAGGTACCTTCTACAGCTCTTAAACTGCCAAAGGTTGCCAGTACCAGGTGGcacagtttgtgtttatttgaaaCGACGGCCGGGAGGGGGACACAGGAACTTGGCTTGGTTTTTAAAGGTTTTAGCATATATTTCGCCAACAGAAGTACAGACACAGCACTGCTGCATTCCCTGCTATAACGTTACTGCTAACTTCATACTCACCgtcacacacatactctctctctccaccgcACACTCGCTGATGTTACGCACGCAACTTAATGTTGTTAAAATTGTTATATTTTAAAGGAGTTTGCTACTTGaataacacattttagtttataaaacatcttaaaaatacattaaaattagGGGTTTGCAAAACAATCGATTCAAATcgtgattcaagctctaccaattcaaaatcgattcatagaatttaaaaaatcgattcattttttttttttttttattgtatgtttacTGCAataatagatggatggatggatagatagatagatagatactttattgatccccaaggggaaattcaaggtcccagtagatacagacatcacacacaacatacacatacatcataacacgatgttaaaataacaaatgacaaacaaatccacatgaataatatggacaataaaagatactaaataaactgaaaaaaaatccacatgaatgtactaagggatatGTATGTAAGggatatgtgtgtatatatatgtatgtatgtgtgtatgtatgtgtatatatatacatacatacatacatacatacatacatacatggtaaaagtaactacatgtacatactgtgaatcgttttttgaatcaaatcgtgagcctaaaaatctgAATTGAATCGTGCATATTCTGAATCGTACACCCCTAATTAAAATATTCAATTATAAAATGGCAGACACCCATACTCTACACAGAATACTTTACACTGAATAACAGTCCAAATGGCATCTCAAGAAAGTGTTTCTTAATGACATCTCAGTTAAGCTTCTTTTCTCTTCAGACTTGAGGTCAAAGGTTGTTGTTGAATGACAGTTCACCGTGGGCTGTAAGAATTTTTAGGCTGCatacatcagtgtgtgtgtgtgtgtgtgtgtgtgtgtgtgtgtgtgtgtgtgtgtgtgtgtgtgtgtgtgtgtgtgtgttttcctttttgtttgctCCAGCAATCAGAAAAGTGAGGAGAAGCGCAGTGGCAGCGGCTCACACAACTGGGGCAACGTGAAGGATGAAGCGAGGTGAGTTTTCAAGAACAGACACATGGCCTGGTTATCTGAGCATTAATGTCTGCAGGAAAATGATGCACATCCGATATCTGTACTACGTGTGGTCTATATATAAAATGGCTCTATTTTTGCGTTAAAATAAACAAGTGCACCAGTTTCAATGGAACATTTTACAGAATATAGTCTGGTAAGGTTTCCACTGGAGGCAATATTTCAGCATTGACAAGGtggctgtgtgtctctgttccCAGCGAGGCTGAACAGACTGCTGCTCCAGAGACGACCCCAGAGGGAGAGGAAAATGCACCTGCCGGCTCTGAGAACAAGTCAGTATCCCATTTCCCGTCAGATGTTCAAGTGATAATCGGATGTTAATGGATTTTATCTTTTTAACAACTCCAGAAAAAGTAGTTTGAAGCTCCAGGGTCATATGTCCTCACACTGGGATGTTTTCCTTTTGGACTGTGGAAGTTGTTCTGTGTCACAAACAGTATCTCTGCATGTGCATTTTCATCACAAAGCTTTAGCGCAAATGGGATCAACATTGTCTCTGACCTTTTTGGCCTCAGGATTAGAGAGCGTGCATAGTGCTAAGAGGATTGGCAGTTTGAGGTTTAAGGTCCTACATTGTTGTGTGCTGGCTTTCCAGAGAGAACGAAGTTGAAGAAGTTAAAAACGAAGGCCCCAAAGAGATGACCCTGGACGAGTGGAAGGCAATGCAGGACAAGGAGCGCACCAAGGTGGAGTTTAACATCCGTAAGCCCAACGAGGGAGCCGACAGCCAGTGGAAGAAAGGATACGTGCTGCACAAGTCCAAGAGTGAAGATGTAAGTATGAGGGTTTTATAATATCATGGAAACCAGAAACCTTTTCACAGGCTCCATCACACATACGTCACTGTGGCCTCAAACGTCTTTTTAgtcttttaagtatttttttaagtaagtttgtttgtttgtttttcaagtaTGGAAACGTTTGACCTGGATTTTCCACATTTTAACCAggcaaaaataataatgattcTAAAGGTTAACAATGaattctttatttattcatttttctagCACCGAGCAAATAAAACGGACAACATGAAACCAAGACAAACTTACAGCACTGATAAAAGTCTGATTAAGGCTGCAACAAACAATCATTTAATTTGCAGATTCTTTTCTCCattaattgttttgtctgtaaaatgtcagaaatttaaaaaaaataaataaaggcacATCACAATTCCTCGAGCccaagaagattttttttttttttttttttataaagtcaGAGTCACtggttttttaatttattttttattgtgtattttgaGGCCACTAACTCAGAAGCTTTTGAGTGTGACAGAAAGTTGACTGACTAGTCTGGACACTGTTCTTCATTCATGTGCATTACCAAAGTACTGCTGTTTTTTCAGACGTTATTCCAAAGCTGAAAGCCTGAGTACCTTGCTATGCTGTCTTTGCATTTCAGAGGCCTGTTGGTGCTGTGATCGAAGCCGCAGAGACGGAAGCAGAGCCAGCCCCTGTGTACAACAAGGTGCCTGCAGCTCTCACACTGGTATTTCATCCACACAGTCCATGAAAGCATTAGTGTTAAATTAAACAATCTTTATAAAGCCACCTGTTAGAAAATGGTGAGTGGTTTAATACACCTTCAAATATTGAAAATggttcattcatttttattttgcgTGGCTCCAGAGGAAATGAAGAATTTAAAGACAGTGTTGGTGCTATGCAGCTAAGCACCACTAAAAGAACACGCATGTTCACTCGTTTCATTACTGGTTTAAAAACATGCCTCTTAGTACGGAGTGCAGTTCACGTCTAACATTACTTTAATCGTCTGTTTTTAGCAGCAGGGCACCCCGGATGATTCCAGTGACCACCACTTTCGCAAACCAGCCAACGACATCACATCTCAGCTGGAGATCAACTTTGGAGACCTGGGCCGCCCCGGTCGTGGGCGCGGGGGAGCTCGCGGAGGTAGAGGAGGCCGTGGCGGCGGCGGCggtggcagtggcagcagcgggGTAGGCAGCCGGACGGCACGCGGGGGAGGACGGTCTGAAAAGGTAACA
This is a stretch of genomic DNA from Sander vitreus isolate 19-12246 chromosome 12, sanVit1, whole genome shotgun sequence. It encodes these proteins:
- the serbp1b gene encoding SERPINE1 mRNA-binding protein 1 isoform X3; translation: MPGHLQEGFGCVVTNRFDQLFDDESDPFEILKAAENKKKEGAAAGSTKSAAQAAKQPKKESQKDRKNPLLDKKEESQAPVPLKKEGIRRVGRRPDQQGQPGSQHQGGQGEGRPGDKRPERRPPRERRFEKLAEDKPDGGGEFSTDKPSGDRPPRGRGGGRGGRGGRGRGMGRAEGFDSRGKRDFDRHSGNDKSNQKSEEKRSGSGSHNWGNVKDEASEAEQTAAPETTPEGEENAPAGSENKENEVEEVKNEGPKEMTLDEWKAMQDKERTKVEFNIRKPNEGADSQWKKGYVLHKSKSEDRPVGAVIEAAETEAEPAPVYNKQQGTPDDSSDHHFRKPANDITSQLEINFGDLGRPGRGRGGARGGRGGRGGGGGGSGSSGVGSRTARGGGRSEKASGVSVPNVDDPEAFPALA
- the serbp1b gene encoding SERPINE1 mRNA-binding protein 1 isoform X1, with the translated sequence MPGHLQEGFGCVVTNRFDQLFDDESDPFEILKAAENKKKEGAAAGSTKSAAQAAKQPKKESQKDRKNPLLDKKEESQAPVPLKKEGIRRVGRRPDQQGQPGSQHQGGQGEGRPGDKRPERRPPRERRFEKLAEDKPDGGGEFSTDKPSGDRPPRGRGGGRGGRGGRGRGMGRAEGFDSRGKRDFDRHSGNDKSNQKSEEKRSGSGSHNWGNVKDEASEAEQTAAPETTPEGEENAPAGSENKENEVEEVKNEGPKEMTLDEWKAMQDKERTKVEFNIRKPNEGADSQWKKGYVLHKSKSEDRPVGAVIEAAETEAEPAPVYNKVPAALTLQQGTPDDSSDHHFRKPANDITSQLEINFGDLGRPGRGRGGARGGRGGRGGGGGGSGSSGVGSRTARGGGRSEKASGVSVPNVDDPEAFPALA
- the serbp1b gene encoding SERPINE1 mRNA-binding protein 1 isoform X4 encodes the protein MPGHLQEGFGCVVTNRFDQLFDDESDPFEILKAAENKKKEGAAAGSTKSAAQAAKQPKKESQKDRKNPLLDKKEESQAPVPLKKEGIRRVGRRPDQQGQPGSQHQGGQGEGRPGDKRPERRPPRERRFEKLAEDKPDGGGEFSTDKPSGDRPPRGRGGGRGGRGGRGRGMGRAEGFDSRGKRDFDRHSGNDKSNQKSEEKRSGSGSHNWGNVKDEASEAEQTAAPETTPEGEENAPAGSENKENEVEEVKNEGPKEMTLDEWKAMQDKERTKVEFNIRKPNEGADSQWKKGYVLHKSKSEDRPVGAVIEAAETEAEPAPVYNKQGTPDDSSDHHFRKPANDITSQLEINFGDLGRPGRGRGGARGGRGGRGGGGGGSGSSGVGSRTARGGGRSEKASGVSVPNVDDPEAFPALA
- the serbp1b gene encoding SERPINE1 mRNA-binding protein 1 isoform X2, which gives rise to MPGHLQEGFGCVVTNRFDQLFDDESDPFEILKAAENKKKEGAAAGSTKSAAQAAKQPKKESQKDRKNPLLDKKEESQAPVPLKKEGIRRVGRRPDQQGQPGSQHQGGQGEGRPGDKRPERRPPRERRFEKLAEDKPDGGGEFSTDKPSGDRPPRGRGGGRGGRGGRGRGMGRAEGFDSRGKRDFDRHSGNDKSNQKSEEKRSGSGSHNWGNVKDEASEAEQTAAPETTPEGEENAPAGSENKENEVEEVKNEGPKEMTLDEWKAMQDKERTKVEFNIRKPNEGADSQWKKGYVLHKSKSEDRPVGAVIEAAETEAEPAPVYNKVPAALTLQGTPDDSSDHHFRKPANDITSQLEINFGDLGRPGRGRGGARGGRGGRGGGGGGSGSSGVGSRTARGGGRSEKASGVSVPNVDDPEAFPALA